One Maribacter sp. HTCC2170 genomic window, ACCCAGTGAATGATAATCTATAGCCACTTGTAATGCGCTCTCCTCATTAAATTCGTTTTGAACAGATAAACCAAGATTGGATTCATTTTTAAATAATGCAATTTCTCGATGGGTAAAATGATCCAGCGGGTCATGGTTTAAGATAGTTTTGACACGTTGTTGAAAACCATTTGTATTATTTTGAATTCTATAAATTGCCAATATTACTTTGTGAGCATTTAAATTAAATGTGTTAAAGTCCAAAGCTTTCTGGGCATATGTTAATGCTCTCTTATAATTTTTAGTCTTTAAATATATCTCGGCCATTTGGGCAAAAGAAACAGACCTATACTTTATATCTCTTGCAGCCCAACCTAAAGACTCTAAGGCGTTGGTTTTGTCATCTAAAGCTCTGTATATTATACCTGCCATATAGTTAGCAGGAGAATTATAAGTGTCCATTTTAAGGACGTTGTTAACAAGTTCTAGAGCTTTTTGATAATTGGTTCGCCTATATTCAAGCTCAGCCAATTTTACTAATCCTATTTGGTTTGAGGGATCGTTTTCAATCAGCTTTGACAATTTTTCATGCGACAATGAGAATTCTCTGAATTCCAGTGCCTCTATTCCTTCAAAAAGCAGTTTCTCTGAATCCGATACTTTCAGTTCTTTATTATGTTCAAAAGGTCTTTTCAGTTCATTTTCATTTATAAAATTTTTATAATGCAATTCTGTACCCTTAACGGAAACTTCAATTTTGTCATTTTCTCCAGCCGCAATTGTAGTAGAATACACCTCCATTGGGCGTAGCTTTAATCTTTCCGAATTAATTGATTCGCCATTAACCTTAATTATTAAATCATTGTCCATCTCGTTAAGGGCATTTATTCCGATGTAAGTTTCGTTGTCTTTTGTTTCAAGGTTAAGAACCCCTTGTTTTGAGGCATCTACCATTCCCCCAATTTCTTTATATGGAAACCAGATTTCACTCCAGCTGTCCATAACGTACGGATCAAAGCCAACTTGACTAATAGGATTGGTTACTCCCGGGGAATACTGATCAAAAAGCCTTCCTGCTTGGAATTCAATATATTGTCCATCTGAATCTGTCAAGAGATCTTCCCAAATTCCACCTCCTCTAGATAAATCCCATAACCAAAGTTTTTGCCCGGGCATTTCTTCATAAGGTGCCCATTGTCCAAAACCAAATTTTTTGTTATGGTAATACCCGCCAAAGAATTCGTTGTACTCTCCAACAATATGGTAACTTTTGGAAGGACCAAACGTATTGTTTTTATAAAAAGACAAATCTCTTCCTTTAGGATCTACCGGCCAATTATGCGGATTACCGTTATGCTCGACATATTTATTGCCTGGTATAAAGAATTCAAGATCATATGTAGCTTCTGCAGCCGCAGTCATCCAATTGTAATAAGATTCATTTACTGGTGAGGCGTTATACCAAGAGGCATTGGTCTCAAAGTAAGCTTTTCCCTTTTCTAATCTAATTTCCACCGTCCATCTGGTATTTGATGGTAAATCTGTATTTCCGACAACACAACTAACGCTACCATCTTCATTGGTTCGGGTTAAAAAATCTACCGCAGTTGCTGTTGACGGGTGGTGACCTATAATTCCAAAATTAAACTCAATACCACCTGAGGTCCACGGTCCTCGCATTGAAATATTCCTGAATTTTATTACTTCATTTTTATATAAAAATTCTTCACCTGTACTTTTTTCAATTGCACCCCAAACTTTACCGCCTATTTCTGGTAAGACAAAGACTTTTATATAATCGTTCTCAAGGGTAACAACCTTCCAGTTTTTTATTTCTGAGACGTGCTCATATTCTTCGAATTTAAAGTACGGGTATATTTTAGGATTTTCAGCCAATATTGGCACTGGGTTAGGTTTACCAAATCCATAGGTACTTAGAGGAAGTGATTCTTCCTTTATTGAGACAGATTGTGCATGAATGAATAATGATTGAAATAGAACAACAAGAAAAAAAGGTACAATACTAATTTGTTTCATCATTAATTTGGTTTTATATATTCTATAGCCTGAATGTAGTCGTTGTTATTTGCAATAAGAATAACCTCTTTTTCACCAACCTTGATTGTTTTCATATTCTTTGCATCTTGTGGTGCATAAAAACCACTTTCATTTATAGATGATGGTATAAATTCACCATTGCCATTACCTTTTAAGAATAGACCGGTGCCAGCATCATTTCTGGGAGTTTCTATTTCTGCCGGATATAAATTACCAACTAGTAATAGGTCTTTATAGCCATCTTGATCATAATCATTTATTAAAATGCTATTTATTGAAGACGTTTGAGCTAAGGAGTGCAGGGGACTGATTGAGTATTTACCACTTCCATCATTTTCTAAATATGCCGATGCAAAGGTCTTAGCTTTTCTATTTAGGGCCGTTTTCAATGATTGCCCATAAATATTATCTAGATTAGAATTACCAAATTCTTCATATGTTGGAAATTTGGTACTCAATGATGGGATTTGTTGTGTTGAACAACTTTTACCCCTAACAGGAAAAGCCTCACCATGTTCATAATAACTAAGTACAATATCTAAAGAACCATTATTGTCAAAATCATAACTGTGTACTTCGAAAGGAGCCTCAACAGAAGCTTTGTATTTATAATTAAGCCCAAGATTGCCAGCGACTAAATCTTGATCACCGTCGCCATCTAAATCATCTGATTTTATTTCATAATACCAACCTTCTGTATTTTCAATACTGCTTTTAGTAAATCCCCCTTTACGATTCTGGGAGAAAATCGTAATCGGCATCCATTCTCCAACAACGACTAAATCAACTAGTCCATCTCCATTATAATCAGTCCAAGTGGCTGCTGTGAGCATGCCTAATTCATTAAGCTCAGGGGCTAGGGTAGAAGTGACATCGATAAACTTGCCCCCTTTGTTTTCCAGTAGAACACTATTGGCAGGATGAGGATATTTTCGAGGAATCAGTCTCCCCCCGATAAATAAGTCAATATCACCATCATTATCAAAATCATGTGGCATTACACAGGAACCACTTGACAAATAATTGGGAATGGCATTAGTGTTTTTTGTAAAAGAACCCGAGCCATTATTTATATACAGTCTATCTTTTAAAGCAGGGTCATCCAAATCAAATTCATTACCACCACTAACTACAAATAGATCAAGGTCTTTGTCACCATCAATGTCCACAAATGTAGCTCCCATATCCTCACTTGCACTGTCTTTAGACCATGGACCGTTTATTTCATCGAATGTATTGTTGCTATTTTGTGTGAACAATTTACCTGGGAATCCTGCCGCCCCACCAAGATAAAAATCTTCGCGGTCATCACCGTTTACATCGCCAACGGTTATCGAGGGGCCAAACTGGGACATTTTATGTGGAAGTAGAATTTCGCTCTCATAATCATCATACTCGTTTTCAACATGTCTTACATTATTGAGGTACAATGATTTTGTAATGTCCGAAAAGAGCAGACTCTTTTTTTCTTCTGTATTCAAGATTTCTGCTTTGGGGACTGAAGTTGATACTTCATAAACCTTGTTGGCCGCCAAATTATCCAGCTTTGTAATGGTACCATCTGGCCATTCAACAACTGCCCTTTCAACTATTTTCATTTGACCCAATCCAAAATGAACTACATCTTCACTTTTAGACATATAGCCTCTTGCGTTGGAAATGAAATTGGACTGTAAAATATTTTCATTTTCATACAAGGTCACTTTTGCTCCTTGAATAGCTTTGTTGTCCTCTGACACTATTTTGAAACGTATGTAATTGCCCAAGCCCTTCTCAATACTTTCATTCTTATAAAGCATTACATTTTCATTGATATTATTGATTATCAAATCCAAATCTCCATCGAGGTCCAAATCTGCATAGGCAGCACCATTGGACAATGTGGGTATTTCCATACCCCATTCTTTAATTTTATTCTCAAAAGTATAATCCCCTGCATTCTTGTAAATATAATTCGCAAGTTTATCAGTCGGAGCTAAATTTGCAAAGTCCATAACATTGATCATGGAATTTGGATTCACTCCGTTCCTCTGCGCCAATTGTCTAATGCTATCTAACTTCTTCTCATACAAGTTGGTTAAATCACTGTTTCGATTGTTGCTAACCACGCCATTGGTTATAAATAGATCCTTGAGACCATCATTGTCGAAATCCCCAAATAAAGGTGCCCAACTCCAATCAGTACTTGTAACACCAGCAAGTTGTCCTAGTTCACTGAATGAGCCATTGCCATTATTTCTCTGTAGTGTATTGAACATATATTGGTGATGGCCGCCTTTATCAACAATTTCCCAAAATTGCTCAGGCGCCATACTTCCCATATTGGTTTTTATTCTTTTATGATCCTCGGCCATCATATCTACAATCATAACATCCATAAAACCATCATTATCATAATCGGAAACATCGCTCCCCATACTGAAATTTGAAATGTGTTTTGTTGCTGTTTTAAGCTCATCTTTGAATGTGCCATCTTTTTGATTTATGTACAAATGGTCGGCAACATCAAAATCGTTGGTCACATATATGTCTTGCCAACCATCATTATTAAAATCTCCTGTGGTTGCTGAAAGCCCAAATCCAAAATTTCTAACATTTGCCTTTTCTGTATAATCTTCGAAGGTGCCATTACCTAGATTTCGGTATAAACGATCACTAAAAAGTATATCGGAAAATTGTTCATAATTGAGCTTATTTCCAACGTTTGGGATACTTGGCGGTTGGTTTACAATATAAACATCCAATAAACCATCATTGTCAAAATCAAAAAAAGTGGACTGTATTGAAAAACCTTTGTTCGCAAGACCAAAAGTAGCTGCCTGCTCTGTAAATGTGAGGTCGCCATTGTTTATATATAGCTGGTTAGCACTTTTTTCATTTTCCAGATATGTAAATTTACATACATAGATGTCTTGATCACCATCATTGTCAATATCTGCAATTGTTACACCCGTAGACCAGCTGTTATCTTTTATTATATTGGATTTGTCCGAAACATCTTCAAATTCAAGATTTCCTTTGTTGAGAAAAAGTCGGTCTCTAACCTGATTACCTGTAAAGAAAACGTCTTGCAGTCCATCTTGATTAATATCTCCTATGGCAACTCCGCCACCAGAAATAAACGCCGAGTTGATCATATGATTATTTTCTCTAGATTGTTTTACGGAATTTTGAAACAGTAAGCCTGAATAATCTTTTGAAACCATTGTGAACAGTGTATCCATAGGCTCGGATTCTTTTTTTTCATTATTACATGAAATAAGAAAAAAACAAATGAATAAAGTTGAAATGGTTTTTTTGATAGTATCAATCATTCTAATGATTATTGGTCAATTAAAAATACAAAGATTTATAGTTCTATGAATCTATTTAATCCTATATAAATGCAAAAAAAAAGAGTCGTTTTCTAAAAACGACTCTTTTAAAGATATTGGAATTAAAAATTAAAAATTCGGTCCGTCTACATCCCACCAAAGTCTGGTTCCTATTTCATCAGGACCTCCAAGGAAGCCAGTGGCCGCAGCAACAGATGCTGTATTGTTCTCTCTTTGACTTTGAACAAAAACCTGTCTTCTCAAGAAGTCATCGGCTGGGATAACCCCCCAATCAGCGTTACTGTCATTCTGATAATTGAAAGGTAGTTTCGGATAATCAGTTCTTCTATGATCAACCCATGGTTCAATAGAGTTTGTATACCCATTAATCCATTTCTGTGTGATGATTTTTTCTAGCTTTTCTTCATTAGTTCCAGCATCATCCCATGCAACAGTGCTTGTTATGCGGTTAACAAAATCATTAACTGCCCCAGTAGCTTTGGGATCATCATAATCAATAGGTAAACCGGTATCATTGGCTAAATAAGTAGCTGCACCTCCAGCACCCCAATCCTCAAATGAGGCATTGACTCCAGCCTCATAATTGGCCATAGCATCACCAGCGCCTGTCCAACCTCTTAAGGCAGCTTCAGCTTTTAAGAAGTGCACTTCGGCAGCTGTGAAAAATCGTCTATTTTCTACAGATTTAAAATCAGAACTAATATTGGAATAATCTAAACGATCACCTTTGGCCACCAATTCAGCACCATTTCGAATACCTTTGTATGGGTAGGCCGCGTGATCAGGATAAAGTGTAGCATCAGTTGCAGGATCAAAGAATTTAGCAATCCTTGGATCATCATAACCAATTAAAATAGATTCCATAGATGCACTCATACGTGTATCGCCCCAACCAAAACTAATAGTAACAGGGGGGAATACCGCTCCGTATAGTGATACCATAAAATTATCGCCATTGGCCTCAATTAATCCAGCTGGATCACTCATTGCTTTTTCTCCTTGAGTTTTAGCTAATGCAGGATCTACTTTAGAAAGACGAATAGCTAAACGTAAACGCATACTATTCACCAGTTTCATCCATGCGTTGACATCCCCTCCATAACTGGCATCAAACTTGCCAAGTCCTGTATAGTCTGTATTCGCTGCAAATACGGCTTGAATTTCATCTAGCTGTGTGAAAAAGGCATCGTAGAGTACGGGTTCAGAATCATAAGTAGCTGGTTCTTCTCCGAATTTTGTATAGATTACTGGACCATGATAGGCAGTTAATCTAGACATTCCCAATAACTTAATCAGTTTTGCCCATTCTACAAATACAGGATAACCTTCAGCAACTGCCACTTTGGATACTTGGGTTGCAGGCGCCATAATACTTCCATAAATTCTATTCCAGTACGTATTCCACCTTATATAATAAGTGGTATTGTTAATACCACCTACAAAAGGGGTAGGAGTGGCCAAATGCCTTACCCACGAATCATGGGATAAGTTATGTTCAATTTGATGGCCAAATAGATTTTTCAACATTGGAGGGTAAAAAGCTCCCACATTGTTGAAATCCTGTTTTAAGGACTCATCGGTAACTTGGTACGGATTTTCGTTTAATTCTACGAAATCGTCCGTACATGCACTTGTGTTCAACAAAAGTGCAACAATAAATATGTATATTATTTTTTTCATGTCTTACTTATTAAAATGTTAAACTTAAGTTTAGACCGTACGTCCGTGTTGACGGTAAATTATAGTTGTCAATACCAACATTGTTTCGTCCAGTGGCTTGTTGAATTTCAGGGTCAAATGGTGCGTCTTTGTAAAAGAAGAACAAGTTATTTCCAATAAATGAAACCGAGGCATTTTTTACCCAATCAATAGAATCTACATTAATGTTGTAGGAAAGTGCCAATTGAGCCAATCTAACACTGGTTCTGTCGTAAATATGTGGCTCATCAATACCATTTCTACCGCCAATGGCATCATAATAAGTAAAAGGATCAATTTGAGTAACAGCTGAACCATTTTGTACTGCATTGATTATCTCATAACCTCTATCCCTAGCAACTGCAGATCTTTCTGATACACCATATCCATCTAATAATGCTTCTGTTTGACTGGCCACTAAGCCACCGAACTTACCATTAACTTGAACATTCAATCCCCAGTCTTTATAATTAACTGTGTTGCTCCAACCTAAGATATAATCAGGTTCTGCATTACCGAATAATTCTCTATCCGTTCTTAAAGGCCTGCCGTTTCCATCATCCAATAATATACGTCCTTGGTCATCACGTTGAAATTTACGTGCATAAATATCACCGATAGAACCACCTTCTACCATTCTAATTGATATACCTTCAGCACCTCCCTGCCCAATGTTTTGGGTATCAGGATGTAATTCAACAATTTCATTCGTATTGTTAGAATAGTTAAACGCCGTTGACCAAGTCAAATCTTCAGTTACTATGGGTTTACCAGATAGTGTTATTTCAACACCTTTATTTGTGATTTCACCTGCATTCACAAAGAACGAAGTATAATCTTCGATAGGTTGATTAATTCTAATGAACTGATCCTGACTATTTATATTATAATAGGTTAAATCAAGACCTAAGCGATTATTGAAGAATCTCCAATCCAATCCAAATTCAGTGGTAGTGATAATCTCTGGTTTAGCATCTGTAAATGGTTTTGTCGTGTTAAAATTAACTGAACCATCGGAATTAATGCTGTGTCTTGGAAATATTGCATTATATGGGATTTCATTACCAACACTGGCATAAGACGCCCTGAATTTTGCAAAACTGATTTCTTGAGGCATATCGAACATTTCAGTTAATATAGCCGTTAGACCAAACGAAGGATAGAAATAAGAATCATTTCCTGTAAGAGCGAGGGTAGAAGCCCAGTCATTTCTTCCTGCAACATCCAAGAACAACATCTCTTTATAACCAAAGGTGGCATTTGCAAACAAAGATTGCTTTTCAACTCTACTATCAAGAGTAGAACGCACCTGTACAACTGGTAAAAGATTTTGGAAATAGAATTCGTTGGCATACTGAAGACCATCTGCACTTCCTCCCGTATCTACCGCAACACCATTACCAAACGTGGTTTTTTGATATGTTCCACCTGCTAAAGCGCTTAAAGTGAAATCTTCACCAAATGTTTCATTATAAGTTAGGATACCATCCAAATACACACTGGTGTCATCATATTTTTCATACCTCCAACGTCCGTTTGAAGGTACCGTAGTTGTATTACCTCCCGCATTACGCTGATTATTGAATTCTTTTGCAGCATAGTCATAATTTCCTCTGAGTTGAAACTTAAACTCTTCGCTTATATCATATTCAATATTTAAACTACCAATAACCCTACTGGTCTTATCTTCTTGAGATTCCTCATTTAACAACCAATATGGATTGGATTGTAAGTGATCCGCAATAAACCAATTCATCTCATTGGTGTTTCTCGCTAGATTGGGTACACTATAATTGTTCTTGAAATCATTAAAATTTCTATCCCTTGGAAACCAGTATAGACCTGTTAAAGGGTTATTATAGTACCCTGCACGGTTTCTACCATCAGTCTTTTCTTGAGCTAATAAAATATTAGAGGTAACCTTAACTTTATCATTGAATAATTTCGTTGATTGTTTAAAGGTTAAATTGTTTTTCCCATAATCATTCATGGGAGTTACACCTGAAGAAGTTGTATTTGCATATGAAAAATAAGCCTGTGTTTTTTCATTACCACCACTAACAGAAACAGAATTGAAGTAATTAACTCCCGTCTCAAAATAATCATCAACATAATTGCTGTCATAATCACCTCTGGTAGTTGACCAACTTTCCTTAGTACCGCCTTCACTACCATATCTAAATTGAAGCTCAGGAGTATCAATTATACTCTCGAAAGTTATACCTGTATTAAATTGTACGGTTGCAGCTCCTTCTTTACCACTCTTTGTAGTAATGATGACAACACCATTCGCACCTTGGCTACCATATAGAATAGCAGCATTCGCACCTTTAAGGATACTCATGCTCTCAATATCATCAGGGTTCAACTGAGAAAGACCATCACCTTGATCAACCCCATCCCAAAGACCTGGCTGACTTCCTTTATTGTTAACCATTGGTATACCATCAATTACAAATAAGGGAGAACTATCTCCATTAAGAGATTTACTACCCCTGATTTGAATTTTGGTTGACCCACCTGGACCTGAACTACTTTTTCTGATTTCAACACCAGCGGCCTTACCCGAGATACTGTTTACAAAGTTTACGTCCCTTGTGTTTGTAAGTTCCTCACCACCAACAGTTTGTTGGGCATATGTTAAGGTTTTTTCCTTACGTTTAATACCTAGGGCCGTTACAACGACTTCATCCAAAGCTTCGGCATCTTCTTCCATTGTAACATTGATTGTACTTGAAGAACCAACGGTTGCACTTTGACTTTTCATACCTAGATATGAAAATAATAAAACATCTCCTTCGGAGGCCTGAATGGAATAATTTCCATCGAAATCTGTCTGAGCACCATTGGTAGTACCTTGTACCAGAACATTTACTCCTGGAAGAGGAGATCCGTCTGATGCATCAGTAACAGTACCTGATACTGTTTTAGTCTGGGCAATCATTCCCTGAATGCAGAGAAGAGCCAAAACTGTCAAAAAGTAATGTACTTTTTTTTTCATACTAATAGAGTTTAGTTTTTTTGTATTAAATAAATCTTGGAATAAAAATTCAGAGTAACAGGAAAGTATCGACAAATAACAATTGTCGAAAGCTTAACGACAATTAACGCTAACACCAGTTAACTGATTTCATTTCTTTTTAAATGTGAATTTGACTAACTAACAATTCTGTTAAAGTAGAATCAATTTCGAGTAATAGTAAAATTTTAGAAAAGTGAATGGGTTTTAATCATACAGTTAGTTTTTTAGTTGTATTTTTTTTGTGTGATATATTAATATCTTGTGAATTTAAACTATTTTTTGAATATAACAACTACACCTTCTCAAAATGTGTTCGAGCACATTAATTATATAACTTTTTTTGAGAATTATTCAAAACTTAATAGTATTTGATGTTTGGAGCGCTAGCTCTTTAAAAATAGGGCTTACTACAACGTTTGCGTAAAATGTTTATTGGTAAACGCACTCATTTTAAATAGTATTTTACATTTTCCGAAGTAATAATATCTATTGGTAAAAATCTTTGAGTAGGTACAGGTTTGCCAAATAAGAAGTACTCCGCCAAATATCCTACGCCTAAATAAGCCTGTCTTTTAGGTTTTTGATGAATTAAAAAGTCAATCTCTCCATTTTCAAGATACTTAATGTTTTCATCCAAAAGATCAAAACCCACGACGGTGCATTTAAATTTGAATTTCTGCAATTCAGCGACCAATAAATGGACCTTCGAGTTGGTTACAAAAAAGGCCTTAATATTAGGATTGGTCTTAATAAAGGAGAATACTTCATTTTCGAAATTTGCGAGATTACTTGTATTGAATCTCTTAATTGTTAATTTGTTTTCTTGATACCCGAGTTCTTTAAAATAATTTCTAAACCCATTTTCTTTTAGTTGCATATGGGGTTCCATGTTAATGTGGATAATAGCAATTTCGTAATCCTTTTTTACCATTTTGTCAATCAAATTTGCCCCAATTCTTCCACATTGTTCCAAATCCTGTCCAATGAAAAACTCACCTTGTATAGAATCTATATAATTATTGAATAAAGCTAATAGAACTTTCCTTTCTTTACATAATTCGTAAACTTTGATTGACTCTTCTTGAAACAATGGCGCCATCAATACAACATCAGGATCCACATTCATTGCTTCATTAGATCTGTGGATAAAGGATTCTTTGTCGTAAGGGTTATATAAAAACTCCTCTACCAAAACGCCAAAAGGTTTAAATTCCTGCGCTGCAGATTTGATTCCTTTCCTTGCAGGCTTCCAATATGGGTCCAGATTAGAATCGGGTAGAAGTACGGCTATTTTATATATTTTGTTGTTTTTGAGGTTTCGCGCAATCGGATTGGGGATAAAATCCAATTCTTTTAACGCCCGATCAACTTTTTCATAAGCTTTTTTAGAAACCTTACCACGTTTATGCAGCACTCTGTCAACTGTACCTTTTGATACTCCGGCCAGTTCAGCAACATCTTTTATCGTGTGTTTTTTGGCATTCATGGTACATCTGGTTGAAGTATATTCAATTTAATAGATATAAAGCTAGACAAAAAAATGAAAGTCAGGATTTTTTTATTCAAGCGGTTTTTTCAACAACCTATCAAAAGCTTCAAATGCTAGCGCCAAAATTATGACCAAGGCAGAACCAATAAAGTTCAACCATAAATAGCCCAATTTCTCTTGACCAGAGGGATAAATATGAATCAAATAATAATAGATAACGCAGATTAACAATTGAGTTAAAATTGCAGCAAAGAATACTGCATTTCCTTTTACATACTTAAAGAAAAATGCCAATAAGAAAATCCCGAGCACATTGCCGTAAAATATGCTTCCAATGATATTTACCAATTGTATAAGGTTGTCGAATAGATTTGCAACACATGCAATTAAAATAGCTATAACTCCCCATAATAAGGTAAAGGCCTTTGAGGCCTGTACATAATGTTTATCAGGTAAATCCTTTATTTTATTTCGCTTGTAAAGATCCAAAGCGGTAATGGTGCCCAGTGCATTTAATTCAGATGCAGTAGAGGACATTGCAGCAGACAGTATTACAGCCAGGAGTAAACCAATAAGCCCCTTTGGTAAATTGTTCAGAATAAAATGGATAAAGACGTAATCTTTATCATTGGTTTCAATTGAGTCATCGGCCTTCTTTATCAAGGTTTTGGCAACGGCTCTATTAGTACTGTCCTTACTATTGATATTGATAATCTGCATTTTGGCCGCTTCAATTGCAGTATACTCTTTAAGTTCAAGGGCAGTGGAAAATTTGTTCTGCGCAATAATCTTTTCAGTTTCCAACGCCAGCTGTCTTTCTTGGAGAACTTTGTAGTCTTCTGCATATTCTGAATTTAAAACACCTTGTGTGGCTGCAGGATTAAAATTCAAGGGAGAAGGATTATATTGATAAAAT contains:
- a CDS encoding SusC/RagA family TonB-linked outer membrane protein encodes the protein MKKKVHYFLTVLALLCIQGMIAQTKTVSGTVTDASDGSPLPGVNVLVQGTTNGAQTDFDGNYSIQASEGDVLLFSYLGMKSQSATVGSSSTINVTMEEDAEALDEVVVTALGIKRKEKTLTYAQQTVGGEELTNTRDVNFVNSISGKAAGVEIRKSSSGPGGSTKIQIRGSKSLNGDSSPLFVIDGIPMVNNKGSQPGLWDGVDQGDGLSQLNPDDIESMSILKGANAAILYGSQGANGVVIITTKSGKEGAATVQFNTGITFESIIDTPELQFRYGSEGGTKESWSTTRGDYDSNYVDDYFETGVNYFNSVSVSGGNEKTQAYFSYANTTSSGVTPMNDYGKNNLTFKQSTKLFNDKVKVTSNILLAQEKTDGRNRAGYYNNPLTGLYWFPRDRNFNDFKNNYSVPNLARNTNEMNWFIADHLQSNPYWLLNEESQEDKTSRVIGSLNIEYDISEEFKFQLRGNYDYAAKEFNNQRNAGGNTTTVPSNGRWRYEKYDDTSVYLDGILTYNETFGEDFTLSALAGGTYQKTTFGNGVAVDTGGSADGLQYANEFYFQNLLPVVQVRSTLDSRVEKQSLFANATFGYKEMLFLDVAGRNDWASTLALTGNDSYFYPSFGLTAILTEMFDMPQEISFAKFRASYASVGNEIPYNAIFPRHSINSDGSVNFNTTKPFTDAKPEIITTTEFGLDWRFFNNRLGLDLTYYNINSQDQFIRINQPIEDYTSFFVNAGEITNKGVEITLSGKPIVTEDLTWSTAFNYSNNTNEIVELHPDTQNIGQGGAEGISIRMVEGGSIGDIYARKFQRDDQGRILLDDGNGRPLRTDRELFGNAEPDYILGWSNTVNYKDWGLNVQVNGKFGGLVASQTEALLDGYGVSERSAVARDRGYEIINAVQNGSAVTQIDPFTYYDAIGGRNGIDEPHIYDRTSVRLAQLALSYNINVDSIDWVKNASVSFIGNNLFFFYKDAPFDPEIQQATGRNNVGIDNYNLPSTRTYGLNLSLTF
- a CDS encoding LacI family DNA-binding transcriptional regulator; protein product: MNAKKHTIKDVAELAGVSKGTVDRVLHKRGKVSKKAYEKVDRALKELDFIPNPIARNLKNNKIYKIAVLLPDSNLDPYWKPARKGIKSAAQEFKPFGVLVEEFLYNPYDKESFIHRSNEAMNVDPDVVLMAPLFQEESIKVYELCKERKVLLALFNNYIDSIQGEFFIGQDLEQCGRIGANLIDKMVKKDYEIAIIHINMEPHMQLKENGFRNYFKELGYQENKLTIKRFNTSNLANFENEVFSFIKTNPNIKAFFVTNSKVHLLVAELQKFKFKCTVVGFDLLDENIKYLENGEIDFLIHQKPKRQAYLGVGYLAEYFLFGKPVPTQRFLPIDIITSENVKYYLK